The following is a genomic window from Burkholderia cepacia ATCC 25416.
GTAGATGAAGAAATCGTAGTATTCGAGCACCGATCCGATCCAGCCGCTGATGGCGGCTTTTCTCGATTGGTGCCTGCCCCTGGGCTCGTCTCGCAAGGTCGTGGTCATCGTCGTCTCCGGATATTGATATGCGTGCCGGGCAAGGCGGGTGATGCGGGGAGTCGTCACTGCCCGATGTGTCGACTCCGTCGTGCGACCTGACCGCGGCCCGTCGATACGGCGCGCGGCGAGCACGCGCGGTGCGCAACGCCGCGCCCTGGCGACGGCTGCGCATGCGCGTCGGTCCCGCACCGGCAGCCGATGCGGGAATCGGCTTATTCGTCGCCGAGCGCCGAAACCGCGGCCCTCAGCGCCAGCAGATAACTTTGGACACCGAAACCGCAAATCTGCCCGCTGACGATCTCGGCCAGGACGGAGTGATGCCGGAACGGCTCGCGTGCATGAATGTTGGACATGTGCAGTTCGACGATCGGGCACGTGAGGATCGCAAGGGCATCGCGAATGCCGTAGCTGTAATGCGTCCATGCGCCCGCGTTGATCAGCACCGCGTCCTGGCGTTCCTCGAAAGCGCGATGAATGCGCTCGCACATCGCGCCTTCGTGGTTCGTCTGGAACGATTCCACCTGCACACCCAGTTCCGTCGCCAGCCCTTGCAGCCGCGCATCGATCTGCGCGAGCGTGATCGTCCCGTACTGCGCCGGATCGCGCTTGCCGAACATGTTGTGATTGATGCCGTGCAGCATCAGGATCTTCTTCATGCGAATCTCCGTTGCGTGTTCAATCAAAGGGCACGGCCAGGCGATCGATCACCGCGCTGGTTTGGGGGCGTACGCCGCGCCACCACGCGAACGCTTCGGCCGCCTGCTCGACCAGCATGCCGACGCCATCCGCGATTCCGTGTACGCCTGCGTTTTTCGCGAGCCGGAGAAACGGCGTCAGACGCTTGCCGTATGCCAGTTCGTAGGCCGTGCCGGCCGGACTGAACACGCTCGGCGGGACCGGCGGCAGGTCGCCGGTCAGGCTCGCCGACGTGGCATTGACGACCAGGTCGAAACGCCCCATGCGCGCGAGGTCCGCGTAACCGCTGGCAACGAGCGGGCCGCGTCCGGCAACCTGCGCGGCCAGTGCGCGCGCCTTGTCGACGTCGCGATTCGCGATGACGAGTTCCGCCGGGCCGGCTTCGAGGAACGGCAGCAGCGCGCCGCGTGCCGCGCCGCCGGCACCGAGCACCAGGACACGCTTGCCGGCCATCGGCAGATTGAGGTTCGTTTCGATATCGCGCACCAGCCCGATGCCGTCGAAGTTGTCCGCCAGGATGCGGCCGCCGTCGAACTTGAGCGCGTTGGCCGCGCCCGCGAGCTGCGCACGCTCGCTGCGTTCGTCCGACATCGCGAACGCGTCGAGCTTGAACGGCGCGGTGACGTTGATGCCCTTGCCGCCGCCCTCGAAAAACGCGCGAACCGCGTCAGCGAAGGCGCCTGCCGGTTCGATCGGCCCCTCGATCGCCGTATAGCTGAGGTCCTGCCGCGTCTCCTGCGCGAAGAGGCCGTGAATCAACGGGGATTTCGTGTGTCCGATCGGATTGCCGATCACCGCGTATTGGTCGGTCATCATTGGCTCGCTTTTGAGTAGAGGACGCCGTCGGCCTGCATCGCGTCGATTTCGGCCGAATCGAACCCGAGGGAACGCGCGATCTCCGCGTTGTGCTGCCCGAGATCGGGCGCGACGTCGCGAATCGTCGTGTCGCAATCGGAAAACCGGAACGGCAGGTTGGGCAGGCGCAGCGTCCCGTAGCGCGGATGCTGTTGCTCGACGACCATGCCTCTGGCCTGGATCTGCGGATCGTTCAATACCTCGTCGATGCGCTGCACCTTCGCGCACGGAACGTCGATGCCGTCCAGCAGATCCAGTACCGACGCGACGGAACGCGCGGCCACCCACGGCTCGACCACCGACAGAATCTCCGCGCGGTGCGCGTTGCGCCCGGTGCTGTCGTGAAACCGCGTGTCGGCGCCGAAGCCCGCCGGGCCGCCGTGCGTCGCGATCAGCTCGGCGAAGCGCTTCCACGCGTCGTCGACTTGCGCGGCGATCACGAGATCGCCGTCCGCGGCGCGAAACACGCCGTAGAGCGTCGAGGTCGGCATGTCGTGCCCGGTCTGCTCGGGCAGCACGCCCTGCAGCGTGTAGCACTGCACCGCATATTCGTGCATCGATACCAGCGTGTCGTACAGCGCCATGTCGACGTGTTGCCCGCGGCCGCTCTTCACGCGCCCCAGCAGCGCGGCATTGATGGCCGCGACCGCATGGATGCCGGTGTACATGTCGCCGAGCGAGATGCGCAGCAGCGGCGGCCGCTCGCCCGGCGTGCCGACCATTTGCATGATCCCGCTCTTGGCTTCCGCGATCAGCCCGAAGCCCGCGCGATGCGCGTCGGGGCCGGTATGCCCGTACGCCGAAATCGAGCAGTAGACGAGGCCCGGATTGCGCGCGGACAGTTCGGCATAACCGAGCCCGAGCTTGTCCAGCGCGCCCGGCCGATAGTTCTCGATGAACACGTCGGCGGAGTCGCACAACCGCTGCATGAACGCCTTGCCGCGCGCGTCCTTCATGTTGACGCTCACGCCGCGCTTGCCCATGTTGAGCTGCAGGAAGTAGCCGCTTTGCTGGTCGTCGAGCACGGTTGCGTGCTGCCTTCCGGCGTCACCCGACCCGGGCCGTTCGACCTTGATGACCTCGGCGCCGAGCGCCGCGAGACAGCGCCCGACATACGGCCCGGCAAGAAAGTGGCTGTAGTCGACGACGCGAATGCCTTCGAGTGGGCGAGCCTGCATTACAGTGCCTCCGGGCGGCGCGGCACCATCAGGCGATGCTCGCCGCGTTGAACGACCTGACCGTCCTGATTGATCAGCTCCGACGGCAGCACGACGATGCCCCAGTCCGGGCGGCTCTTGCTGGCCCGCATCGAGCCGACGCGGAACTTCACGTGCAGCACGTCGCCGACCTTGATCGGCAGCAGGAAATCCCAGGTCCAGCCGAGCGACATGCCCGGCAGAAAGCGATAGTCGCTCTGCGTCTTCAGGCCGTCGGCAATGGACAGGCCGAACAGCCCGTGCGCGACGAGGCACCCGAAATGGCTCGCGTTCGCGTATTCCTCGTCCACGTGGACGGGCGTATGGTCGCCGGTGAGGTCGGCGTACGCGAGAATGCGCTCCTTGGTCACGATGTAGTTCGGGCTCGTGCACGTGTCACCCTCGCGGGCGTCGTCCCAGTATTTTTCGACGATCGTCATGGTCACGCCTCCGCGCGCGGGTTGATTGCCAGCGCCTGTGCGACGCAGGAAGCCGGCCGGGCCTGGATCAGTTCGACGGCGAGCCCGTCGGGCAGGCGAAGCCAGTTGCGCCCCTGCGGCATCTCTGTCACGCCGAATCGTTGGGCCGCGGCCAGCGCGGCCTCCAGGTCTTCGCACATCACGCCGAGATGGGCGAGCCGGCCTTCCGGGCCTTCGTATTCCGGCGCGTGGATGAACTGCAGGCCGCCGAGCGTCCAGTACTGCCGCGGCGCGTCGAGCGTGCCGTCCACTTCGCGCAGGGTCATGCCGAGCACGTCCTCGAAGAAACGGATATGCCAGCGGATGTCCTTCACCCAGATCGCAACGTGTTCGAGATAGGCTTTCGTGGCATTCATGCGGCCGCCTCCTGCCGTTGGCGGTCGGCCATCGCGCGTTCCAGCCCCTTGATGCAGGCGACGAGCGTTGCATTCACCGGGGTCGGCACGCCGTAGCGCTGGCCCCAGCGCACGACCGAACCGTTGATGAAGTCGATCTCGGTGATCGAGCCCTTCTCCAGGCTTTGCAGCATCGACGTCTTGAAGGTCGCGGGCAGCCCCTCGGCGGCCAGCGTCCATGCCTGTTCGGGATCGGTCATCGACAGCTTCACGCCCGCAGCCTGCGCCGCCGCGATCGCCTCGGCCACGGCCGCGAGCGACGTCGCCTTCAGCAGCGGCTCGTCGTAAAGCTGCCCGTAGGTGAGGCCGGTCAGGCCCGTCAGCGCGCCCGTCGCGACGTTCACCAGCAGCTTGTCCCACATCGTGCCGACGATGTTGTCGCTGATCGTCGTGGCGAGGCCGGCGGCATTGAACGCCGCGGCGATCGCCTCGACACGCGGTGTGATGCGGCCGTCGAGTTCGCCGATGTAGGTGTATTTGCCGATCACGCCGGATTCGATATGACCCGCGCCGCGCAGCACGCCGCCGACGTAGGTCTTGCCCGCGAGGACGCGCTCGCGGCCGACGACGTCGATCAGGATGTCCTCGTGTCCGAGGCCGTTTTGCAGCGACAGCACGGCGGTATCCGGCCCGACCAGCGATTGGGCGCCGCGGATGGCCGCATCGGTGTGGAACGACTTGACCAGCACCACCACCAGGTCGGCCACGCCGACATCGGCAGCCCGGGTCGTCGCGTGGACGCGTACGTGGCGGGTGCCGCCGGCGTCGTCGACGCGCAGGCCGTCGCGGCTCATCGCATCGACGTGTGCGGGCGAGCGGTCGATCAGCCAGGTCTCATGGCCGCCTTGGGTGAGGGTGGCGCCGATCGCGCAGCCCAGTGCGCCGGCGCCCAGAATTGCTATTTTCAATGGATTCTCCTTTGTCGACCAGAGTTGGCGCTTTGGCGCCTTACTCTGGTCCCATGCAAAGCTGACGTATGGCATCACGATAGGCGTCGCCGCTCATGCCGCCAATGCAATGGATACAATGGCGTCATTGCCATGGACAATAACGCCGCGATGCCCGCCGACCTGCCCGACCTGAAGCTGCTTCAGCTTTTCGATCTCCTGTACGACGTGCGCAGCGTCACGCGCGTAGCCGAGCAACTGGGCCAGAGCCAGCCGACGGTCAGCATCTGGCTCGGGCACTTGCGGGAACACCTGCACGATCCGCTTTTCATCCGGACGCCCGGCGGCATGGCACCGACACCGCAAGCCGACGCGCTGATCGGGCCATGCCGGGAAATTCTCGAATCCCTGCGGCGCTTCACCGCGTGGGAGATCGCGTTCGATCCCGCGACGGCCCAGCGACGGTTTCGCATCTGCATGACCGACGCGAGCCACGTCACGCTGCTTCCGCGGCTGCTGGCCCATGTCCGGGCGCAGGCGCCCGGCGTCCGGCTGGAAGCCGCACGGATCGACGGCAATACGGAGCGCGCGCTCGAATCCGGCGAAGCCGACCTCGCGATCGGCTATGTGCCGTGGCTGGGTGGCGGCATTTATCAGCAGAAGCTGTACGACCAGGACTGGGTATGCCTGGCGAACCGGCATCACCCGAGGATTCGCGGTCGTCTCGGGGCGAAGCAGTATCGTTCCGAAGGACATGTCGCCATTACGGCGGGAACGGGCGCGCAACTCCTCGAACAGGCGCTGCGGCAGGCGCGCATCGAGCGCGACGTCGTGCTGGAGCTGCCGGGTTTTCTGGGCCTGGGGGCGATCGTCCAGACGACCGACCTGATTACGACGCTACCTCGTCATATCGGCCAGACACTGGCTCAGGCGAGCGATCTGGCGGTTCATGCGTGCCCGATCCCGGTCGACGGGTTTGCGGTACGGCAGCATTGGCATGCGCGATATCACCATGAGGCGGGCAATCGATGGCTGCGTGGTGTCGTGATTCGATTGTTCGGTGCATCGGATTGACCTGCGGGTTTGGCGTTCGCGGCGGATGCCAGGCTGGCCGGTGTTTGGTGGGATGTAAAACGTCAAGAAAGCCGTGCTTTTCGACGTTTTGCGTCGATGTTCGACGCGGTTGAGATTTTTTCAGTCGCATCGAGGCGATATGATTTCTCCAGCCCCAACACCGTCGGCCAATCCACGACGCGCGCCAGCATTGCTGCGACGCGGCCCCGCAAGCACGAGAGAGTTGTATGCCGGACACGCCAATCGTCATCGTTGAACACGCCCGCAGGCGAACCGCTCAAGTCCGGTCCGGCGACGTCCCCGCCGCCTTGCAGGATGGTCCCAAGTGGGTGTGCCGTATCGTCACGGATCACGCCCAGAGATCCTGCGAAGGGCGCCGATCCGCTGCAAGCGCGGCTGAAATGCTCGGCCGACTGAAGCCTGCGAACGTCGCGTTGACGGACCCTGTCCCGAGCGCCGGCGGCTGGCTGGCGCGCGCTTCGACCGACGAGGCGGGCCGGTGTCGAGCCTATGCGCATCTCGGTGCGAACCGGATCCTCGAGATGGTCGGCATGCCGGGCGTCGGTCCGTGGCTCGACGAGCACGACACCTGGTGGCCCGGCGCGTACGAGCTGCCGCTGCTCGAGCAGTTGTCCGCGGACGAGTCGCCTCTGCGCAACCTGCTTGGCGCCACTGCGCCCGCCCATCTGCTGATGAGCCTGACAGAAGTCGACGGCACCGCACTCGTGACCGAATCGGACGATGGCATCGAGCGCCCGTTCCGTATTCCTGCAGGTGTGGACACGATCCATTTCGAACCCGTATGCATCCGCGGGCCAGCCGCGCAGTGGCGCGAAACGCTCGTTACCGCGTTCGACCGTGTCCGGCATCTGGTCGGGCTCAGATCGGCCCGCCCTTTTTATCTTTGACGCAAGTACCCGTTCTCCGGCAGGCCACGCCATGACCGACGCACTCGACTCCTTCGACCGCAAGATCCTGAATATCGTCCAGCGCGATTGCACCGCGACGGCGGACGCCATTGCCGAACGGATCGGTCTGTCCACCTCGGCCGTGCAGAAGCGGCTGAAACGCATGCGCACCGAAAAGATCATTTCAGCGGAAATCGCGGTGGTCGATCGCGCGGCGGTCGGCAGGCCGATGACGTTCATTGCGGCAATCGAGATCGAACGCGAAAACTACGAGACGGTCGCCAGGTTCCGCGAGTGGTCGAAGGCGCACGACGAAATCCAGCAGATCTACTACGTGACCGGCTCCGTCGACCTGATCGCGATCATCACCGCACGCGACGTCGAGGCGTACGACCGGCTGTCCGCGCGGATCATGCAGAGCAACCCGATGATCCGCCGGATCAACACGAATGTCGTGCTGAGCGCGGTCAAGGTCGGGCTGTTCGTGCCGGTCGACAAGGACGACGAACCGCCGGCCACCTGACGCAATTGCTTCGCGCGGCAACGGGCGATCCGCCCGTTCCGCATGACAAACCGCAACGGATGACTACCTGATTCGGGCGAAACGACTAATTTGAAAATCGATTCGCACGACTAACCTGTATCACGTGATCAATGAACAGGAGATGATCGAGATGGAACTCAAACTGGCACTGGTCGGTTTCGGCGGAGTCAATCAGGGACTGGTCGAACTGCTCAAAAAGAAGCGTGCAATGCTGGGGGCGGCGGGACTCGACGTATCGGTGACGATGGTCGCCGACCTGCGGCTCGGGATCGCGACGAATCCTCGCGGTATCGCGCTGGACGTCCTCGACGAAACCGCGCGGCGGGGCGTCGATGCGGAAGCGTTGCGCCGCGATCCGGGCACGCTGGTGTCGCCGGACGTCGGCCTCGGTGCGGTGCTGAAGGCCATCGCATCGGACCACGTGGATGTCGTCGTCGAGGCGACCTTCACTGATCCGAACACCGGCGAGCCTGCGCTGTCGCATTGCCGTACCGCGCTCGAATGCGGCAAGCACGTGATCACGACCAACAAGGGGCCGATCGCGCTCGCGCAGCCGGCACTGGCGCGGATCGCCGCGCAATCGGGTGCCTGTATGATGTACGAGGGCACGGTGATGAGCGGCACGCCGGTGCTGCGGCAGCTCGCGACCTCGCTGCGCGGCTGCGACATCAACGGCTTCGCCGGCATCCTGAACGGCACGTCGAATTACGTCCTCGGTGAGGTCGAGGCCGGCGCGAGCTTCGATGCGGCGATCCGGGATGCGCAGCAGCGCGGCTATGCGGAGGCGAATCCGGCGGCCGACGTCAACGGTTCGGACGTACAGCTGAAAGTCGTCATTCTGGCGAACGCGCTGTGGAATGCCGGCCTCAAGCGTGGCGACGTGACGTGCCGCGGCATCGTGGAATTGACCGAGCACGACGTGCGCGCGGCGGCGGCGGAGCGCATGTCGTGGCGGTTGATCGGTTCTGCCGTCCGTCATCCGGACGGCACCGTGACCGCGAGCGTCGAACCGCGCAAGCTCCCGGCCGGCCATCCGCTGCTTGCCGCGAGCGGCGTCACGAACGCGATCACGTTCGACACCGACGTACTCGGCGGCGTGACGATCAGCGGGCCGGGTGCCGGCCGTGAGGAAACGGCGTTCGCGATTCTCTCCGACCTGATCGAACTCGCGGACAGAATCGGCGCAACCTCGCACGAGGTGGCGGCATGAGCGCGCGCGATGCGGTGATGACCGACTGCACGGGAGCCGGCGTGGCCGATGTTCGGTCGCCCTATGACGGCTCGATCGTCGGCCAGGTTCGCCTGTCGCCTGCAGATGCGGCGCCGGTCCTCGTCGAGCGCGCGCTCGACGGCGCGCGCGCGGCCGCAACCCTGCCACGCAGCCGGCGGGCCGACATCCTGTTTCGCGCGGCCGCGAGCGTGGAAGCACAAGCGGAGACATTCGCACGCACGATCGCGCTCGAAGCGGGCAAGCCGCTGCGGCAGGCCCGCAAGGAAGTCGCGCGCTGCGTGAACACGCTGCGCCTGTCGGGCGAGGAAGCGAAGCGACTGGCCGGCGAGACGATCCCGTTCGACGGGTATCCCGGCTCCGAGGATCGCAGCGGCTACTACACGCAGGAGCCGCTGGGCGTGATTCTCGCGATCACGCCCTTCAACGACCCGCTGAACCTCGTTGCACACAAGCTCGGGCCGGCGCTCGCGACCGGCAATGCGGTCATCCTGAAGCCCTCGTTGCTCGCGCCGCTGTCGGCGCAGGCCCTCGTCGAGGTTCTGTGGGAAGCCGGGGCGTCGCGCGACGCGCTGCAGATCGTGCATGGCGGCGCGGATATCGCGTCGGCTCTGGTACGCGACCGGCGGATCCGGATGGTGACCTTTACCGGCGGCCCGCAGACCGGCGAAGCCATCACGCGCGATGCGGGACTCAAGAAGATCGCGATGGACCTGGGCGGAAATGCGCCGGTGATCGTCATGGCCGACTGCGACCTGAAGGATGCCGCCGAATCCTGCGTGTCGGGCGCGTTCTGGGCGGCGGGACAGAACTGCATCGGCACACAGCGGATCTTCGTCGCTGAGGCCGCATACGAGCCGTTCGTCCGGTATTTCGTCGAGCTGACCGGCAGGATGGTCGTCGGCGACCCACTGGACGATGCGACCGACATGGGGCCGATGATCGGCGAGGAACAGGCGATCCGCGTCGAACGCTGGGTCGACGAAGCGGTCTCGTGCGGTGCGACGGTGCTGAGCGGTCATCGCCGACGCGGGGCGCTGTATGAACCGACGGTGCTCGCGGATGTGCCGCACGACGCGCGCGTATGGACCGACGAGGTGTTCGCGCCGGTCGTGACGATCGAGAAATTCACCGACCTGCAGCAGGCGCTCGATGCGGCCAACGCGTCGGAGAGCTGCCTGCATGCAGGCGTGTTCACCAGCCGGCTGGAGGTGGCGCTCGACGCGGCGGAGCAACTGCAGGCGGGCGGCGTGATGATCAACGATTCTTCCGACTACCGCTTCGACGGCATGCCGTTCGGCGGATTCAAGCATGGGTCGCTGGGCCGCGAAGGCGTTCGGTTTGCGATGACGGAAATGACGCAGCCGAAGGTGGTCTGCTTCAGGCGCAACCGGCGGCTGTCGAGCTGATGCGCAAGCGCCGGCGCCTGGCGGGCCGGCGCGGCGCGAACCGGAGCGGTGTGGTGAGCAACGTATCGAAGAAGGAGTCGAGGATGCCAGCAGCAATTCCTGCATGCAAACCGGCGGCGGACGCGCTGGTGGTCGAGGATATTCACAAGTCGTTCGGCGGTGTCGAGGTGCTGAAGGGCATCTCGCTGACCGCGAGGAATCACGAGGTCGTGTCGATCCTCGGCAGCAGCGGGTCAGGCAAGAGTACGTTCCTCAGATGCATCAACCTGCTGGAAATGCCCGACCGCGGCCGGATCTGCGTGAACGGCGAAACGCTCGCGCTGAAGCCGGCGGGCCGCGACGGCGCGCTCGTCGCGGCCGATGCGCAGCAGGTGATGCGCGTGCGCCGCAAGCTCGCGATGGTGTTCCAGCAGTTCAATCTCTGGGCGCACATGACCGTGCTGCAGAACGTGATGTTCGTGCCGGTGCGCGTGCTCGGCGTGCCGAAGCGCGACGCCCGCGACAAGGCGATCGCGATGCTCGAACGGGTCGGGCTCGCCGGCAAGTGCGAACACTATCCGAACCAGCTGTCGGGCGGCCAGCAGCAGCGCGTCGCGATTGCACGTGCACTCGCGACCGACCCCGACGTGATGCTGTTCGACGAGCCGACGTCGGCGCTCGATCCCGAGCTCGTCGGTGAAGTGTTGAAAGTGATGCGCTCGCTGGCCGACGAGGGACGCACGATGCTCGTCGTCACGCACGAGATGGGGTTTGCACGCGAAGTCGCGAACCGGGTCGTGTTCGTCCATCAGGGAAGAATCGAGGAAGACGGCAGTCCCGATGAGGTGTTCGCGAGCCAGAAGTCGCCGCGTTTCCAGAAGTTTCTGTCCAGCATCATCTGATGCGGATTCGTTGTCAACCGGAGAGGAAACCATGAAGAAGCTGCTTCAGTCGCTGTGCGTGGGCGCGGCATTGCTCGGCTCGGTCGCGCACGCCGAGCAGGTCGTGCGGATCGGCACGCTCGCCGATTACGCGCCGTTCGAATACAAGGATGCATCCGGCAAGCTGCAGGGCATGGAGATCGACGTCGGCAAGAAGATGTGCGACACGATGAAGGTCAAGTGCCAGTGGGTGACGATGGATTTCGACGCGCTGATTCCGGCGCTCAAGGCGAAGCAGATCGATGCGGTGCTCGCGCAGATGTCGAAGACGCCGGAGCGTGAGCAATCGGTGGACTTCTCGCACATTTTCACGACGGCGCCCGTGCAGCTCGTCGCGAAGCAGGGCTCGGGCATCACGGACAACGCCGCCACGCTGCGTGGCAAGACGATCGGCGTTCAGACGGCCTCGACGCACGAATCCTATCTGCGCCGCCGCCTGCCGGCGAGCAAGTCGGGGATCAACGTGAAGGTCTATCAGACACTCGACGAGGCCTGGCTCGATCTCGAGGCAGGGCGCGTCGATGCGGTGTTCGCCGACAACACGGTCGCGTACGACTGGCTGACGAAGGCCGGCAGGAAGGAAGGCTTCGACTTCGTCGGCAAGCCGATCGCCGATGCGGAGATCTTCGGCGACGGTACGGCGATCGCGGTACGCAAGGGCGACGCGCCGCTGAAGGCGCTGTTCGACAAGGGCATCGTGCAGGTGCAGGCGGATGGCACGTTCGCCGCAGCCAACAAGCGCTATTTCCCGTTCAGCATCGCGCCGCAATAACCGCGTATCGGGACCGCGCGGTCGCCGGACGGCGGCCTGCGCGAATCGGGCTCACAAGGAGCGATATTACGATGGACATCTTGGTGAACTACGGCGCGCAGATCGCGGCTGGCGCGCTCGTCACGCTGGAGCTCGCGGTCGCCGCGCTGTGCGTCGGCATGTTGCTCGGCATCGCCGGCGCATCGGCAAAGCTGTCGAGCCTGGGGTGGCTCAGACATGCGACCTATGCGCTGACCAATTTCCTGCGCGGCATTCCCGAGTTCCTGATCCTGTTGATCTGCTACTTCGGGCTGTCGCATCTGCTCAACGCGCAATTCGATGGCGCCATCGTCATCAGCCCGTTCTCGGCCGGCGTGATCGCGCTCGCCGTGGTGTTCGGCGCCTACTCGTCGGAGATGTTCCGCGGCGCGTTCATCGCGGTGCCGGCCGGACAGATCGAGGCCGCGCGCGCGTACGGGATGACACGCCTGCAGACACTGTGGTACGTGCGTCTGCCGCAGGCGTGGCGCATCTGCCTGCCGAGCCTGAACAACATGTGGCAGAACTTGCTGAAGGACACGTCGCTGGTGTCGATCGTCGGGCTCGAGGACATGCTGCGCAAGGCCAACATCGCCGCGCAGTTCACCAAGCAGCCATTCGTCTTCTACATGACGGTCGGCATCGTCTATTTCGGCTTTCTTGCCGTATCCAACCCCGTGTTCGCGTGGCTCGAGCGCATCGCGGGCCGCGGTTACGCAAAACGCACCTGACGGGGGCCACGTGATGAACGACTTTCTTTCCCTCATCGTGCAGTCCGGCCCGGACGTCGCGCGCGGCATATGGATCACGCTCGAGCTGCTGGTGCTGTCCTGCACGCTTGCGTTCGCGCTCGCGGTGCCGCTGGCGGTCGCGCGCACGTCGGCGTGCCGGTGGCTGTCGACACCGAGCCGCCTGTTCATGTCGGTGTTTCGCGGCACGCCGCTGCTGGTGCAGATTTTCGTGCTGTATTACGGGCTCGCGCAGTTCTCCATCGTGCGTGCGTCGCCTCTGTGGCTGCTGGTCGGCGGATCGTTCTCGTGTGCGTTGTGCGCGCTGACGCTCAATCTCGCGGCGTACATGGCGGAAGACATCCGGGGCGGGATCGCCGGCGTCCCCGCCGGCGAGAAGGAAGCCGCGCTCGCGTTCGGGTTGAGCCGCTTCATGCTCACCTGGTTCGTGATCGTGCCGCGCGCGATCGGCATCGTCGCGCCGACGCTCGGCAACGAGATCGTGCTGCAGCTGAAGTCGACCGCGCTTGCCAGCACGATCACCGTGCTCGACCTGACCGGTGTCGCACGCCGCATCGCGATCGAAACCTATACGACCGATGCGCTGATGCTGGCCGGCATCGTGTACGTCGGCATCACGGCGGTGCTTTCGACCGTGCTCAAACGCATCGAAGGCCTGCTGAATCGCCATCTGGGCAGCGCGCGTGCTTGACAGGCGCCGAATGAACGCGACACAACCAACGATCCGAGGACGACATGGGATACAAGCTTGAAACGCTGGCGCTGGCTGCGGACCGCGACGTGACCGACGAGAAGTCGGTCGCGCCGGCGATCCACTATTCGGCGGTGTTCAAGGCAGCCGGCAGCGAGGAATTCGCGGAGATGTCGAGCGTGCCGCAGCATCCGCGCAACTACACCCGCTACGGCAATCCCGTTCACGAGCGCGTGAAGGCGGTCATGGCGGAGCTCGAGGGCACCGAGACTGCGCTCGTCACCGCATCCGGAATGGGCGCGATCGCGACCGCGATCCTCAGTGTCGTGAAGGCCGGCGATCACGTCGTCGGACAGACGCGTCATTACATGAGCACCACGAAAATGCTCGACGACATGCTGCGCCGGTTCGGTGTCGAGGTGACGTTCGTCGACCAGACCGACGTGGTCGCGTTCGATCGTGCGATCCGGCCGAATACGCGGCTGATCGTGCTCGAGTCGCCGGTCAATCCGCTGCTGCTCGTGACCGACATCGCCGCGGTGACTGAAATCGCAAGGGCGCGCGGCATCCTGACGCTCGCGGACAACACGTTCGCGTCGCCGGTCAATCAGCAGCCGCACCGGCTCGGTGTCGACATCGTCGTGCACAGCGCGACCAAGTATCTGGGCGGTC
Proteins encoded in this region:
- the aroE gene encoding shikimate dehydrogenase, with the protein product MTDQYAVIGNPIGHTKSPLIHGLFAQETRQDLSYTAIEGPIEPAGAFADAVRAFFEGGGKGINVTAPFKLDAFAMSDERSERAQLAGAANALKFDGGRILADNFDGIGLVRDIETNLNLPMAGKRVLVLGAGGAARGALLPFLEAGPAELVIANRDVDKARALAAQVAGRGPLVASGYADLARMGRFDLVVNATSASLTGDLPPVPPSVFSPAGTAYELAYGKRLTPFLRLAKNAGVHGIADGVGMLVEQAAEAFAWWRGVRPQTSAVIDRLAVPFD
- the aroQ gene encoding type II 3-dehydroquinate dehydratase; protein product: MKKILMLHGINHNMFGKRDPAQYGTITLAQIDARLQGLATELGVQVESFQTNHEGAMCERIHRAFEERQDAVLINAGAWTHYSYGIRDALAILTCPIVELHMSNIHAREPFRHHSVLAEIVSGQICGFGVQSYLLALRAAVSALGDE
- a CDS encoding Lrp/AsnC family transcriptional regulator, translating into MTDALDSFDRKILNIVQRDCTATADAIAERIGLSTSAVQKRLKRMRTEKIISAEIAVVDRAAVGRPMTFIAAIEIERENYETVARFREWSKAHDEIQQIYYVTGSVDLIAIITARDVEAYDRLSARIMQSNPMIRRINTNVVLSAVKVGLFVPVDKDDEPPAT
- a CDS encoding LysR family transcriptional regulator translates to MDNNAAMPADLPDLKLLQLFDLLYDVRSVTRVAEQLGQSQPTVSIWLGHLREHLHDPLFIRTPGGMAPTPQADALIGPCREILESLRRFTAWEIAFDPATAQRRFRICMTDASHVTLLPRLLAHVRAQAPGVRLEAARIDGNTERALESGEADLAIGYVPWLGGGIYQQKLYDQDWVCLANRHHPRIRGRLGAKQYRSEGHVAITAGTGAQLLEQALRQARIERDVVLELPGFLGLGAIVQTTDLITTLPRHIGQTLAQASDLAVHACPIPVDGFAVRQHWHARYHHEAGNRWLRGVVIRLFGASD
- a CDS encoding CaiB/BaiF CoA transferase family protein, producing the protein MQARPLEGIRVVDYSHFLAGPYVGRCLAALGAEVIKVERPGSGDAGRQHATVLDDQQSGYFLQLNMGKRGVSVNMKDARGKAFMQRLCDSADVFIENYRPGALDKLGLGYAELSARNPGLVYCSISAYGHTGPDAHRAGFGLIAEAKSGIMQMVGTPGERPPLLRISLGDMYTGIHAVAAINAALLGRVKSGRGQHVDMALYDTLVSMHEYAVQCYTLQGVLPEQTGHDMPTSTLYGVFRAADGDLVIAAQVDDAWKRFAELIATHGGPAGFGADTRFHDSTGRNAHRAEILSVVEPWVAARSVASVLDLLDGIDVPCAKVQRIDEVLNDPQIQARGMVVEQQHPRYGTLRLPNLPFRFSDCDTTIRDVAPDLGQHNAEIARSLGFDSAEIDAMQADGVLYSKASQ
- a CDS encoding ketopantoate reductase family protein; translation: MKIAILGAGALGCAIGATLTQGGHETWLIDRSPAHVDAMSRDGLRVDDAGGTRHVRVHATTRAADVGVADLVVVLVKSFHTDAAIRGAQSLVGPDTAVLSLQNGLGHEDILIDVVGRERVLAGKTYVGGVLRGAGHIESGVIGKYTYIGELDGRITPRVEAIAAAFNAAGLATTISDNIVGTMWDKLLVNVATGALTGLTGLTYGQLYDEPLLKATSLAAVAEAIAAAQAAGVKLSMTDPEQAWTLAAEGLPATFKTSMLQSLEKGSITEIDFINGSVVRWGQRYGVPTPVNATLVACIKGLERAMADRQRQEAAA
- a CDS encoding VOC family protein yields the protein MNATKAYLEHVAIWVKDIRWHIRFFEDVLGMTLREVDGTLDAPRQYWTLGGLQFIHAPEYEGPEGRLAHLGVMCEDLEAALAAAQRFGVTEMPQGRNWLRLPDGLAVELIQARPASCVAQALAINPRAEA
- a CDS encoding MaoC family dehydratase, translating into MTIVEKYWDDAREGDTCTSPNYIVTKERILAYADLTGDHTPVHVDEEYANASHFGCLVAHGLFGLSIADGLKTQSDYRFLPGMSLGWTWDFLLPIKVGDVLHVKFRVGSMRASKSRPDWGIVVLPSELINQDGQVVQRGEHRLMVPRRPEAL